In Athene noctua chromosome 8, bAthNoc1.hap1.1, whole genome shotgun sequence, a genomic segment contains:
- the PTTG1IP gene encoding pituitary tumor-transforming gene 1 protein-interacting protein → MAPALRFCAALALALLPAAAAQDVAGDCRQYTNRSCEECLKNVTCLWCASSGRCVEYPIRRVLPPADLCELRSARWGVCWVNFEALIIAMSVVGGTILIMLGVCCCCCCCKKKSKKPDKDDERAAREREKRRVRQEERRAEMKSRHDEIRRKYGLFKEENPYAKFEN, encoded by the exons atGGCCCCGGCGCTCCGGTTCTGCGCTGCCCTGGCCCTGGCGctgctgcccgccgccgccgcgcaggacGTGGCGGGAG ATTGTCGCCAGTATACGAACAGGAGCTGTGAGGAGTGTCTGAAAAATGTCACC TGCCTGTGGTGTGCCAGCAGTGGGAGGTGTGTGGAGTACCCCATCCGAAGAGTCCTCCCCCCCGCCGACCTCTGTGAGCTCCGCTCTGCGCGCTGGGGAGTCTGCTGGG TGAACTTTGAAGCCCTGATCATTGCAATGTCTGTGGTGGGAGGAACAATCCTTATCATGTTgggggtctgctgctgctgctgctgttgtaagaaaaagagcaaaaa GCCAGACAAGGATGACGAGAGAGCAGCCAGGGAGCGGGAGAAGAGGCGGGTGCGGCAGGAGGAGAG gagagcagagatgaAATCACGGCATGATGAGATCCGAAGAAAATATG GCCTCTTCAAGGAAGAGAACCCGTATGCAAAATTTGAGAATTAG
- the LOC141963245 gene encoding small ubiquitin-related modifier 3 isoform X1 — protein MSEEKPKEGVKTENDHINLKVAGQDGSVVQFKIKRHTPLSKLMKAYCERQGLSMRQIRFRFDGQPISETDTPAQLEMEDEDTIDVFQQQTGGVC, from the exons ATGTCGGAGGAGAAGCCCAAG GAGGGCGTGAAAACGGAGAATGATCACATCAACCTGAAAGTGGCGGGGCAGGACGGCTCCGTGGTGCAGTTCAAAATCAAGCGGCACACCCCGCTGAGCAAGCTGATGAAGGCCTACTGCGAGCGGCAG GGCTTGTCGATGAGGCAGATTAGGTTCAGATTTGACGGACAACCGATTAGTGAAACAGACACACCTGCACAG CTGGAGATGGAAGATGAAGACACTATCGACGTGTTCCAACAGCAGACAGGTGGAGTGTGTTAA
- the LOC141963245 gene encoding small ubiquitin-related modifier 3 isoform X2: protein MSEEKPKEGVKTENDHINLKVAGQDGSVVQFKIKRHTPLSKLMKAYCERQLEMEDEDTIDVFQQQTGGVC from the exons ATGTCGGAGGAGAAGCCCAAG GAGGGCGTGAAAACGGAGAATGATCACATCAACCTGAAAGTGGCGGGGCAGGACGGCTCCGTGGTGCAGTTCAAAATCAAGCGGCACACCCCGCTGAGCAAGCTGATGAAGGCCTACTGCGAGCGGCAG CTGGAGATGGAAGATGAAGACACTATCGACGTGTTCCAACAGCAGACAGGTGGAGTGTGTTAA